Proteins co-encoded in one Flavobacteriaceae bacterium MAR_2009_75 genomic window:
- a CDS encoding DeoR family transcriptional regulator — protein MLPDIYELVDNMLKEERQQTILSEVELHNRILLTDIAETLDVSIDTIRRDVKELDAENKLRKVHGGAVSLGFTMNSTRNQNIYKLEEKNKIAEKALTLLKPGSVIFIDGGTTCSELARLLPQNLEITCFTHSLPVASELLTKPNVNVIIVGGQVSSESQTTIGANAIHNLSEIKVDYSFIGTGYVDSFYGLTEFDWDIVQVKKAVIKCSKKTVLLSISEKLNSQHRYKTCDINAINTMITELDPENELLNSFRNHDIRIL, from the coding sequence TTGCTGCCGGATATTTATGAATTAGTTGATAACATGCTAAAGGAAGAACGACAACAAACGATTTTGAGCGAAGTAGAGCTTCATAATCGTATTTTACTGACCGATATTGCCGAGACCCTTGATGTTTCGATAGATACCATACGTCGTGATGTAAAGGAACTCGATGCAGAAAATAAGTTAAGAAAAGTACATGGTGGTGCCGTTTCATTGGGTTTTACGATGAACAGTACTAGAAATCAAAATATTTATAAGTTAGAGGAGAAAAACAAAATAGCGGAGAAAGCGCTGACTTTATTAAAACCTGGTTCCGTTATTTTTATTGATGGTGGAACTACTTGCTCTGAACTGGCTCGCTTGTTACCCCAAAATCTAGAGATTACTTGTTTTACACATAGCTTGCCCGTCGCTTCTGAATTATTGACCAAACCGAATGTAAATGTTATAATTGTTGGAGGTCAGGTCTCCAGTGAATCTCAGACCACGATTGGTGCCAATGCTATACATAATCTTTCAGAAATAAAGGTTGATTATAGTTTTATTGGTACGGGGTATGTAGATTCGTTTTATGGGCTTACCGAGTTCGATTGGGATATAGTACAAGTGAAAAAAGCAGTCATAAAATGCTCGAAAAAAACGGTACTTTTATCAATTTCAGAAAAACTGAACTCTCAGCATCGATACAAAACATGTGATATTAATGCTATAAACACTATGATTACGGAACTTGATCCGGAAAACGAACTTTTAAATTCATTCAGAAACCACGATATCAGAATTTTATAA